The Bradyrhizobium sp. CCBAU 051011 DNA segment GCCGTTGCCGATGGTGCGGTTGATCACCTGCGTGGTCTTTTCGATGCGGTCGGCGGCGGCGTTGAGGGCGTTGGCGACGGCCACTTGGGTGGCCTTGGCGCGGTCGGCGGCGGCCGTGCGAACGTTGCGCAGGGTTTCGAGTTCGCCCTCCAGCGCGCGAATGCGCGCGTTGGCATCGACCAGTTCGTCGCACACCGTCAGCGCGGCCATCACCGTCAGCCGCGCATCGCCGATCTCGCCGAACTTGCCGCGCAACTCTCCGACCCGCGATTCCAG contains these protein-coding regions:
- a CDS encoding cell division protein ZapA; the encoded protein is MSHINVTINGRQYRMACEEGQEVRLLKLAESLESRVGELRGKFGEIGDARLTVMAALTVCDELVDANARIRALEGELETLRNVRTAAADRAKATQVAVANALNAAADRIEKTTQVINRTIGNGVAIG